Genomic DNA from Paramisgurnus dabryanus chromosome 11, PD_genome_1.1, whole genome shotgun sequence:
CATGCTAATACATGGCTTTATTTCTGTTTGCAGAGTGTCTGCTTCCGATCTTAATGGGCGAATCAGGGACACGTCGCTCCACCCTGGTCTCCAGGCTTCCCATCTTCAGGCGTAGCTCGAGCAAGAGACAGGAATCGCTTCCTTCCTCGCCTTCCTCCGGTGGTGTCAGCAATGGCGTCCACACCTCCTCGCCGTCCAGCACCAACTCCAGCTCCAGCAGCACGGGCAAACGCCGCAGTATCTTTCGCACACCGTCCCTCAGCTTCCACAGCAAGAGGAACAGTGACCCCATTCAGCTCAACCTGGATAATCGAAACCAGGGGTGCGACGCTATCCTACGTGAAAGTTGCAATCCGAAGCGGCATTCGTTCGGATTCGGTGGGCATAAGAAAAAGATCACACGCTCTCAGACGGAAGACCTCGAGAAAGCCTCTGCCAATCGCAACGTATTTATCAACTGCATCAGCTCAAGGACGAACGAGGGAGATGATTCGGGTTTCCTCGATGATGTGAGCAGCAAGAGGTCTTCCAAGCATAAGAAACAACTCCTACCCAAGTCCTTCTCAGCTCACCAGCGGTTTTCAAAGAACTCGTCCGATGTGCCCGAACAGGCTAAAGTTcaggatgatccagaggagccACCTAAAACTGGAACCCCAGGTTCCTGGCCTGGAGAGTTGGTTGAGAGTTCTCTACAATCACCTATTATTTCTGAGGACCGTACCACAGCGATCACACCCTCTGATTTTGTACCCATCACTGAAGACTCTGTATCAGAAGTGGATGCTCTGCCTGCCCCCAGCCCTGCGGCTCCCCCAGAAAACGTTAGCCAGGTTGTTTCTACCTCACAGGTCCCCTTAAGCCCAGCCCATGCCACCACAGATAAGCCAATACTGCCAGATACCAGCAACACAGCCAACACACAGTGCGAAAGCACCACTGCCCATACAGAACCAGTAACGCTGCAGACTGTCCAAGAGATTAACACTGAACCGAACCCGGATCAGTCAGAGGCCAGTGAGAACGAACAAGCTCAAGAACTGAGCGAGGACAGCAGCTCCAATCTTGTAGGCCGTGAAAGGCGGTCTAGGAATGCTGTTTTTATTCAGCATGCCGGGAAATCATCCATCCAAAGCAAACTCGAGACCAGGCCAATCCACCTGAGAAAGCCGCACACAGGTAATGACAATAACCAGTTGTTTGTTGTTAGTGGAGCAGGTTAGGGAAATGACTCACATACCTGTTCACCTTACAAAGATTGTCAGATCTTTAAACCAGTTGCACTTTAATCTCTAGTGAAGGTTGCATTAGTGaagacacatttattttaatcttatGTATGCCTTTGATATGCCCAAATAAGTTTATTtcattaatatattaatatgtTCATTTAGGTATTTTATGCTAAATGACACAACTTGTTAACTGCACAAGAGATGAAATGAAACTTGCATGCAGAAAATCACTTGCCAGACTTTAGTGgtcattaaacaaaaatgtttgaCCACAAAGTGCTGTGATGTCTGAATCAGATCAGATCAAACAAAGAATGTGAATTTAGGAGTAAGGTGTCACTTCAGAGATGACGTGTCTGTGTATCGTGTACCCTTACTGTAATTATAGCCTTAATTTGACAATAGCTAAAACTGAGTGCGAAACAGCTTTGCGGGCACCTCTGAGAACTTCCTAACTCTTAAAATACTGTTATTATACACACAAACCAGACCTGGGAGCTTTTTTCACAATAGAAACAGTTTTTCATGCATTTTGTAATGAACTGTGATTTTTCCCCTCTGTAAATTATACTGTTACATTACAAGAACTTTCACTGCAGAATGCCTGTGGCTTGGAGGTTTATGTGAAACAAACCCTGTATTGAATTTCCTCTAGTGTGACCTGATACTGGCTTTTTACCCTCTTTCCTTTCTCTCATGGATCATTTTGCAAAGGAAAGTGAATTTGATACTCTTTGGGTTCATTCACAAATATATGCTTGGGCCGATATTCATAAATTATTGCTATTTTCATAGAGTTAAGAAGTCATGCTGTCAGGACaaattttttgttaatgttGGCAGTAGATCAGCATGAATAACGATTTGGTTATCCATTCCTTAATACCCAATAGGATTATTCAGCGTTGGAAACTTTAGCCAGTGTGTGTTTTGCATTCCTTGTGAGTTTATTCCAAGTGATTGCTGttattttgcatattttgagCAGTACTTCTTTTGACTATAGGTTTGGGGCTTTCGTGAAATATCAGTGTAGTTTTTGCTGTGTTATGTTAAGTGGTGTCAGTAGGGTCTTTGTTTCTGAAGCTGAATGTGTTTCATGCAAATCGTAAGAGTGGATAATTTTTAGGATGTGGCCTTGGCCTAAAACTGCTTAGTCTTTGTGTATAAGATCTTTTCCACATACATTTTATATGCTTTAGATTTTGATATTCTTTGAAGTTACTAGTAAGTTAGTTTTTTAATGAGCAAATAATAAAGAGCGTTaattagttcacccaaaaatgaaatttttgtaattatttactcaccctaaagatgtaacaaacctgtatacatttctttgctctgtggaacacaaaggaagatattttgaacaatgtttgtaaacaaacagtttttaagcaccattgacttccatagtatttttctttcttactatggaagtcaatggtgctacTGTTTcatgcttgattacaaatatcttcatttgtgttcaacagaataaagaaattcatacaggtttgtaacaacttaagggtgagtaaataatgacagaatttttatttttgggtaaactatgcCCTAAGGATTGTAGGCCTGGGCCTGGCAACATGATAGTTtacatattacattttttacctGCTTTATTTGAATATTATTTTCCATAAACCTTCATATCTACAGTTTATATCATACATGACTTTGAACGTATTTATAAATCCAGTCTTTAGTGACTCTGtaaagtagggctgtcacttttgagaaaaatcaaattcgaacggatcAGTTGTCAAtaatctcattgacaacaagcacacatacagcctATAACCCGCGcatttgtgagccgtcattgacaagtacattatctctgcgcgtgctgtttgcttgaccgtttttaatgatagagagcacaaaccctttgatacttgagatgaaattaaacttatagatgagttaagcagatctcacctgactctgtcgtctatgtgacaCGCGACAGTCAACAcatcatcatttcaaatccgtttacaagacgaatgctgttgttgtttaatataaagtttacattgcattgtaaaaatgatgaaattatcttcatacatgctaatttcataatgcgaacgtattaacacgtatttttattctgctataatatttaacactataaacaatatgtcattttatatacaaactataattctatcttgacatgcacatgaggttcattttggtcccatttgattccctctcgtGCGCACAGTTGctgtcgtcggtctcactctcagcctccttcctattacaaggtgttactgtaaaaaatgcgccaCACATGCCAttttaaaaaccggatggtttatttatagttcaaatacggatatttcacgtcatgttcgaatgcatattcgaatatcgaataaaaagtgacagccctactgtaaagtggaatacgagtacttgcatttcagtacttgccgataccgatacagagtacttaataaaaaacatgatttaaatttacaggtaacagctttagtcatataatttaacaaaaaaacaagggattagttttccagtttgttgtaaactctgcctctttggacaacacaagaggcattaaccccttacacgccgctcaaacataaacatttctcagaccgtggtatcgatccctggtatcgggggacttttaacgagcacgagtactttagaaaatgtggtatcgaggccgatacccgataccagtatcggtgcatccctactgtaAAGTTTCTCTTACatcttaatatctttaattaaacccattaacaaacataaatatataacatataATTAATTAATGTAGATTAAAATAGCTACATGTCATACTTTTtgtgtaaatattttattttatgtgaccctgtctgttaaacccagctaaagtaatttttgtgattgactattttctacataaaatcctacataatgtaaagaacatttctGTCAAACTAAAACCTTAATATCTTTtctattgactgagtaaggccatgtcaaagattgaaatcaatgtgaaattaaaCACACTTCAATCCTTTTAAACTCCTAATCAAATTATGaaactttaacctggattttacagacagggccACATATATTTAGCCAGAATATAGTAAAAAGCACCTTAAAGGaggtgtgtgtaaattttagtggcatctagtggtgacaTGCAATTGGAATGAacaatttctacattattttattagCTCTATCATTCAAATGTTGGGAAACACTCAttcttaatttatttttatttttacatgtaAGCATCCAAAATACATCAAAGTTATGTTATATTTAGCAACTTTATATTTTAGACTCTTGGCATTTTATGAAGCAGCTTGTTAAATTCTAACAGAGAAGACTTTTTAAACGGTATTAAACAAATTTCTATCTGTTATGTGCGCTAATACCACGCCTTTTGCTTCTATCTTTTACcatgcatgtttgttaaaactagttatatttcctaattaaacttaggcctagtcctgtcttaagataatccttgtccaggaaaccaccacAATATATTTCTTCCAATTAAAAGAAAAGTGTTTTTTGAACAGTAAAccttatataaaatataatttctttgtAGCAGGGCCAGTGAAAAAGTGAAAAGTCAATGCGATTAAATATTCTGCAAAAATCAAATCAGTTGAACAGATCCTTACTGTTGATTCatgttttttgtctttcacAGTGTCCATGTGCAGCAGCGTGAGCCCCTACCATGAGGTGATGCGGATGGAGAGACGTCTAAGGTCGGCCTCTGAGGGGGCCGGAGGTCCCAGACTTCATCTCAGCCTTAGGGATCCCCACTGCATGGAGCCTAACACTTTATCCAAACAGAGAACCAACTCCTCATCTTCCAAACTGGGCAGCCTGGTAGGTGTGAGGGTGGGTCCATTGCCAACACACAACTTGACTGCTTTCATTTACTTTATACGTTATCTGATCAGTAGTTTAATCTGGTGTGTTAAAGGGGGCTTAGTCAAAAGATGTGTGATTTCGGAGGAAATCGGTGTTGACAGAAACATGACACaaaatttaatcaaaatgttaCCAGGCGTTTTAGATGCTTATCAAGATTGCATTTTGGTGAAGCAGTCATGTTGCAGTCGTCTGCTTGATCAACACATGCAGCCGAGTTGGAAAACCTCTGGTGTAGATTCTTGCTGCGTCTTGTAAGGGATTAAATTAAATTCCCACCTAGAGATGTTATCACAACATTTAATTAAACAGACAAATCCTCAACACCATTTCACTCAGCAGGTCTGCACAGCCAGCATATATTGGTCACTTTACCTCTTAGTTTACCTCTTAGTTACTTGATTTATGATGGCTGCCTTAACATCATCCCTTACACAAATACTTATGTAATACTTATGTATATCTACATTGCACAAGTatttatgtaagggataatgtgtAGGCAGCCAGTTGTTATGGCAGGATTAAGCCCCAACAGTGTGAAGCGAAGCGGGGTATCATGAAGGGGCTTATTATAAGATAACAACCGACTGTCATgtcccgcttattacacagctGTTTACCTCATAAAGgaacattcataaaatattcaTAATCAATATGTAGCTATtttttaacgaatgcagaccttccatGAGGAAGGTGAGAGGTGAAAGGTTAagacaggggtgtcaaactcattttaggttGAGGGCCAGATGGTAAATAAGTCACCATGTGAGGGCTGGAATAacttttttaaaccttagtgtggtGATATTAGTGTTaatattaactaaacaaactaaaaattaattagcgagaaaactagaaaaacacacagctctgtgtgAACTAAACTAGAATCCCCTGCTGTTTGTCGCGTGTCACCATCGTGGACAGAAACTGATTCATGGCcatttcatatacagtacacAGACCGCAACTGTCACTTTTCTTGGCGTCTGCCGCGAAAAACCAAACCCGTGGAAATTGCAGAATGTTTGGACGAGGACCGCATGAGGTTCGTCTACGCTCTGCCTGTGAAACTGTCCGCTTTTTGCTGCTTTCTGCATGTCTCCTATTTAAACTACTACTACTACGACTGTCGTGTCCTGTCTGAAAAGGttataatatgtttttaatttaaatcatcacgctgtatgttttattttaagacaaTCACATGTCACAAACACGCTATTTGGTTTAACcatttaaatataatgtcatatactgtagttattaaaagacatatttacatttaatttgtgaaatattaaactgtaccggTCAAAATGATTTACAGCATCCGATCGATCAGAATCGagcattccaacgagccatgtaataaaatattataatattatgttATTACTTATTATACAACAGTTCACTCTGTTCTTAAATCTGAGAGGCTTTTTCAGCCATGCTATATTTTACCAGCATCAACATACGCAAAGTGACAAGAACTCAATAAAACGGACCATTGCAACACTAGCGCCCAGCAGCTTATTTTAGCAGGTTCCATTGAAGTTATAAAGCATTTCCTTTGTTGCTGAATGATGTTGTCTGCACCTGCACAGCTTGAGGACAAACTAATTGCTCCTGTTTTCCACCATAGAGGAGGAAACGTTCACATCCTGTGTTATTGTTCTTTAATGCTTCCAAAGGTGCCACTGTTAATTCATCATTAAATCGTGTGGCATCATAATAATTTGTGACCGAAGTTATCTGGACTGTAGGCTGACCTGAGCATTCCATTTACATTATCCAGTTTGGGAATTGTTCTTGGAAGGTTCTGCTTCCTGAGGGCAGTGCGTTTGATCAACAGAAGTGGGAAATCATAAGAAACCCACACTGCAGCATGTTTTTGGTGACACTTGGCCTGTTGTAGCTCTGAGAATCCGGTTCCTGGTGTTCTTGATTCGGTGCCTGATACAGATTGGATGCGAGATCACAGTAATTGCACAGATGAAGTGGATTAAAGGAAATTTTTCTCATACTTGAAATCTGTTTAATAGGCATACAAATGATGTGCAATCAACTTCAGAGAAGGGGCAGTGATAGTCTGGCCAATAATTTATAAACCTATGGTGTATGTCTGTTTGACCTTATATCAGGGTCTGGATTTACTTCTGTTGAACATTTCTGATCTTatgcaaaaaatgtaaattggTGTATCGGTACACCCCTTGTATACAGTAGAGTTTAATTTAGCAGCAcagaaggtcatgggttcaaacacaGGGAACAGTGCTAAAatatgtataccttgtaatgcaccaaaagtcgctttggataaaagcatctgccaaatgcgcaaatgtaaatgttaaaggCAGAGACAATTTTGTGGTGTGGATTTTGCTTTATAACTCCTCCCTTTGATGACCTCAAATGAATGTCAGTGCTCATTTACTTATTTACACATGTGTAGGTTTGAAATACAACGTTGTTTCACAACTTTGTTTGAATTGTGTACTGTAAACACAAAGACAGGCAGGAAAAGGGAAGTGTCCTATTGTCAAACCGAGAACTTGCCCTTAAAGGGAAGCATGCTGTTTGATGGTCTCTGTATTCCTCATATGTTAACATTTGAGGAACAGCAGTCGTTTCCCATTTCTATAATCTTTAGCCAACACTCTTGTAGAGTATGAATTGTGGCAGTTTACTCTTTATGCAGCTTAATTTGCATAAAGATGTTCCTTGTTTGAAAATGTGTACGTTTGTATGGTTGTAATCTGTAAAACTAACATTTCTAATGTAATATTGATAACTAATTGTGATTGAAtcaatatacagtaaataaataagaATCGAATTGCCAAATTGGTTTCAAAACCCAGCCCTACTAAAAAAGGTATTTGAAATGATAAATTAGTGttgatttttttgtgtaatcGATACTGTTGACATTTGCGAAGTTTTTAATCTGTACAAACCAGCTGTACCACTGATGCAAACACGCAGTTTGTAAAACCAGTTCCATATTGTTGTGCATGGCTGAAAGGTAAACATTTTGAGTTTGGTTGCAGCTACTGTAAGTACAGTAGTATCATCAGGctttattataaagtgtttctAAGAATccacatatattatttgaacATTAATGCAACACTCAAAAAAGTATACCATGGCATGAGgtaacaaaataataaatcaagTATTATggcacaaatgcatttttttaggcaaaactttaaatgaaaaaatagtAAAGTAAAAACTAATTTATCCACACTTTCGGTTTGGCAGGCTTATTTGTCCATGTCCACAGTTAATATGATAAACTACACCTGTGTTATTCTACTAGGACACCTGTGTAAATGGGGGGAGAAATGACTTCATACTTCAGCTAAAAATGACCTTTGCTGCATCCACATCTAATGACCTAGAACCAATTCTAGGCTTTAGTGGAAACCAAGCAAgtatacagtgaggaaaaagGTATCCTTTATCGCCCGATATCCCACAATCCTGTACAAGTGACagttttatcataaaaaaatatatttttcatttaaatgtaatttacaaTACAAATCAGTGAAAACGGTCAGCAATGTACTCaatatacagtgaggaaaataagtatttgaacaccctgctattttgcaagttctcccacttagaaatcatggaggggtctgacaTTGTCattgtaggtgcatgtccactgtgagagacataatctaaaaaaaaaatccagaaatcacaatgtatgatttatttatttatttgtatgatacagctgcaaataagtatttgaacacctgtctaccagctagaattctgaccctcaaagacctgttagtctgcctttaaaatgtccaccttcacttcatttattatcctaaattagatgcacctgtttgaggtcattagctgcataaagacacctgtccatcccatacaatcagtaagggcgcactcacactatccaaaccaaaccgcgctcgggcgcgtttgacccccaaagcctggtttgtttgactagtgtgatcgctccgttccgcgcccgggcgcggattgtttAATCGCGCCGCAGCCGGGTTggagaggtgggccggagcgcggttcacttgggctcaggctgtggtgtgagcacaatcgcgcctgagcacgattcaaaaggtgaagtcGTCAGTTgtgcgaccactcaccttcatctgcctccgtaaaaaccttttgatgcgcgcagcggggttacgtgaatgtccgagctgcgcacgtgacagatgaactaagcaatatgatgacatgtgagagggctgtctgtaatcgcgcaccaaacgactccgaataaaaaacacagacttatcattacggtgggttccagtgttaagagagcgctttacttcctgctttttcaatacaatcgcatcttaatgacgaaagcgcgcccggactcggatcgataagaagtacagtgttagtgcgtgcacctgggggagtagggaggggtgacaatcgcgctggggcatggtttggtttggataatgtgagtgcgccctaagaatccaactactaacatggccaagaccaaagagctgtccaaagacactagagacaaaattgtacacttccacaaggctggaaaaggctacggggaaattgccaagcagcttggtgaaaaaaggtccactgttggagcaatcattagaaaatggaaaaagctaaacatgactgtcaatctctTTCGggctggggctccatgcaagatctcacctcgtggggtctcaatgatcctaagaaaggtgagaaatcagcccagaagtacacgggaggagctggtcaatgacctgaaaagagctgggaccaccgtttccaaggttactgttggtaataaaCTAAGATGTCATGGTTtaaaatcatgcatggcacggaaggtaCCCCTGCTtcaaccagcacatgtccaggcc
This window encodes:
- the ccser1 gene encoding serine-rich coiled-coil domain-containing protein 1 isoform X1 is translated as MGESGTRRSTLVSRLPIFRRSSSKRQESLPSSPSSGGVSNGVHTSSPSSTNSSSSSTGKRRSIFRTPSLSFHSKRNSDPIQLNLDNRNQGCDAILRESCNPKRHSFGFGGHKKKITRSQTEDLEKASANRNVFINCISSRTNEGDDSGFLDDVSSKRSSKHKKQLLPKSFSAHQRFSKNSSDVPEQAKVQDDPEEPPKTGTPGSWPGELVESSLQSPIISEDRTTAITPSDFVPITEDSVSEVDALPAPSPAAPPENVSQVVSTSQVPLSPAHATTDKPILPDTSNTANTQCESTTAHTEPVTLQTVQEINTEPNPDQSEASENEQAQELSEDSSSNLVGRERRSRNAVFIQHAGKSSIQSKLETRPIHLRKPHTVSMCSSVSPYHEVMRMERRLRSASEGAGGPRLHLSLRDPHCMEPNTLSKQRTNSSSSKLGSLDFLNNLGSSELDEDDLMLDLDLSDDQRPRHVSREDSSQSLASCLNLLHSPLDAPMERTPGKEPREPSHREQRPMSLCLSRDDELLAGLEALPFRLMQQDCTAVKTLLLRLRRTLQESTEISPASSLHSLPISPCSEKSLPLKDPGREENQFLQQQLKDKDELILRLHAELETVRAAQKTLCQKADKTTQTDVLVSEAVHPSRPAGQNNNISSSGSLTRERWAMRALAADQHARPAAERAIVCEDHACSSLITCQGGGGLRDPGRRVAEGGQTSSEVPGLRKTEHQGPSQIPRAVTGSSMSLPSKASPSRSLSSDSERGLRSERVPLPRLQSSFTGRLGQPPRGPLSLHMYSRKNVFLQHSLQTSELQALAQQDG
- the ccser1 gene encoding serine-rich coiled-coil domain-containing protein 1 isoform X2 → MGESGTRRSTLVSRLPIFRRSSSKRQESLPSSPSSGGVSNGVHTSSPSSTNSSSSSTGKRRSIFRTPSLSFHSKRNSDPIQLNLDNRNQGCDAILRESCNPKRHSFGFGGHKKKITRSQTEDLEKASANRNVFINCISSRTNEGDDSGFLDDVSSKRSSKHKKQLLPKSFSAHQRFSKNSSDVPEQAKVQDDPEEPPKTGTPGSWPGELVESSLQSPIISEDRTTAITPSDFVPITEDSVSEVDALPAPSPAAPPENVSQVVSTSQVPLSPAHATTDKPILPDTSNTANTQCESTTAHTEPVTLQTVQEINTEPNPDQSEASENEQAQELSEDSSSNLVGRERRSRNAVFIQHAGKSSIQSKLETRPIHLRKPHTVSMCSSVSPYHEVMRMERRLRSASEGAGGPRLHLSLRDPHCMEPNTLSKQRTNSSSSKLGSLDFLNNLGSSELDEDDLMLDLDLSDDQRPRHVSREDSSQSLASCLNLLHSPLDAPMERTPGKEPREPSHREQRPMSLCLSRDDELLAGLEALPFRLMQQDCTAVKTLLLRLRRTLQESTEISPASSLHSLPISPCSEKSLPLKDPGREENQFLQQQLKDKDELILRLHAELETVRAAQKTLCQKADKTTQTDVLVSE